The following are encoded together in the Synchiropus splendidus isolate RoL2022-P1 chromosome 7, RoL_Sspl_1.0, whole genome shotgun sequence genome:
- the cabp1a gene encoding calcium-binding protein 1a isoform X2, translating to MSASFPKSESSTSLLKSSSVARRRPAEIRRSPHQHQSQHQHRHRPDTLHSNSTADESFCSAEGDVSARRPLCHPSAVGAPEKSKSHASNGEVKNPAEGNGGASKPPHRHHHHRRRHHREERPPPSAAGPSVAERPRRCHKHSRPEPRLPSLSEDDDRTPLCGPSQKQKEAPGVSNGGQTPYSCSALPLSSSSSRRSRRSSAASSASEINLRNILHSLFGQDRELRPEEMDELRDAFKEFDKDKDGFISCKDLGNCMRTMGYMPTEMELIELSQQINMNLGGHVDFDDFVELMGPKLLAETADMIGIKELKDAFREFDTNGDGAISTSELRDAMRKLLGQQVGLNEVEDILRDVDLNGDGLVDFEEFVRMMSR from the exons ATGAGCGCCTCTTTCCCCAAATCGGAGTCCTCCACATCATTACTCAAGTCCTCGTCCGTGGCTAGGAGACGCCCCGCGGAGATCCGGAGGAGTCCGCATCAGCATCAGAGCCAGCATCAGCACCGCCACCGTCCCGACACCCTGCACAGCAACAGCACCGCGGACGAGTCCTTCTGCTCGGCCGAAGGTGACGTCAGTGCCCGGAGACCCCTGTGTCACCCCTCGGCGGTCGGAGCCCCGGAAAAGTCCAAGTCACATGCTTCTAACGGCGAAGTTAAGAACCCGGCGGAGGGCAACGGAGGTGCGAGCAAACCCCCGCACAGACACCACCATCACCGCAGGAGGCACCACCGAGAGGAGCGACCGCCGCCGTCGGCTGCGGGACCGTCTGTGGCGGAGCGTCCGCGTCGCTGTCACAAGCACAGCCGCCCGGAGCCGAGGCTGCCCTCGCTGTCTGAGGACGATGACAGAACTCCCCTGTGCGGACCAAGCCAGAAGCAGAAGGAGGCTCCGGGGGTCAGTAACGGGGGTCAGACCCCGTACTCGTGTTCTGCTCTGCCGctgtccagcagctcctccaggcgGTCCAGGAGGTCCAGCGCTGCTTCTTCTGCCTCTGAAATCAACCTACGGAACATCCTGCACTCTCTCTTTGGACAG GACAGAGAGCTACGGCCTGAAGAAATGGATG AGCTGCGCGACGCCTTCAAGGAGTTTGACAAGGACAAAGATGGATTCATCAGCTGCAAAGATCTGGGAAACTGCATGAGAACAATGGGATATATGCCCACTGAGATGGAGCTGATCGAGCTGAGCCAGCAGATCAACATGAACT TGGGAGGTCACGTGGATTTTGATGATTTTGTCGAGCTGATGGGCCCCAAGCTACTGGCTGAAACTGCAGATATGATCGGAATAAAAGAGTTAAAAGATGCTTTCAGAGAG TTTGATACAAATGGAGATGGTGCCATCAGCACATCAGAGCTGAGGGATGCCATGAGGAAGCTGCTAGGTCAACAG GTGGGTCTCAATGAAGTAGAAGATATCCTGAGGGACGTCGACCTCAACGGGGACGGGCTGGTGGACTTTGAAG aGTTTGTACGAATGATGTCACGCTAA
- the cabp1a gene encoding calcium-binding protein 1a isoform X1, translating to MSASFPKSESSTSLLKSSSVARRRPAEIRRSPHQHQSQHQHRHRPDTLHSNSTADESFCSAEGDVSARRPLCHPSAVGAPEKSKSHASNGEVKNPAEGNGGASKPPHRHHHHRRRHHREERPPPSAAGPSVAERPRRCHKHSRPEPRLPSLSEDDDRTPLCGPSQKQKEAPGVSNGGQTPYSCSALPLSSSSSRRSRRSSAASSASEINLRNILHSLFGQDRELRPEEMDELRDAFKEFDKDKDGFISCKDLGNCMRTMGYMPTEMELIELSQQINMNLGGHVDFDDFVELMGPKLLAETADMIGIKELKDAFREFDTNGDGAISTSELRDAMRKLLGQQVGLNEVEDILRDVDLNGDGLVDFEGTGKNNSIHVSA from the exons ATGAGCGCCTCTTTCCCCAAATCGGAGTCCTCCACATCATTACTCAAGTCCTCGTCCGTGGCTAGGAGACGCCCCGCGGAGATCCGGAGGAGTCCGCATCAGCATCAGAGCCAGCATCAGCACCGCCACCGTCCCGACACCCTGCACAGCAACAGCACCGCGGACGAGTCCTTCTGCTCGGCCGAAGGTGACGTCAGTGCCCGGAGACCCCTGTGTCACCCCTCGGCGGTCGGAGCCCCGGAAAAGTCCAAGTCACATGCTTCTAACGGCGAAGTTAAGAACCCGGCGGAGGGCAACGGAGGTGCGAGCAAACCCCCGCACAGACACCACCATCACCGCAGGAGGCACCACCGAGAGGAGCGACCGCCGCCGTCGGCTGCGGGACCGTCTGTGGCGGAGCGTCCGCGTCGCTGTCACAAGCACAGCCGCCCGGAGCCGAGGCTGCCCTCGCTGTCTGAGGACGATGACAGAACTCCCCTGTGCGGACCAAGCCAGAAGCAGAAGGAGGCTCCGGGGGTCAGTAACGGGGGTCAGACCCCGTACTCGTGTTCTGCTCTGCCGctgtccagcagctcctccaggcgGTCCAGGAGGTCCAGCGCTGCTTCTTCTGCCTCTGAAATCAACCTACGGAACATCCTGCACTCTCTCTTTGGACAG GACAGAGAGCTACGGCCTGAAGAAATGGATG AGCTGCGCGACGCCTTCAAGGAGTTTGACAAGGACAAAGATGGATTCATCAGCTGCAAAGATCTGGGAAACTGCATGAGAACAATGGGATATATGCCCACTGAGATGGAGCTGATCGAGCTGAGCCAGCAGATCAACATGAACT TGGGAGGTCACGTGGATTTTGATGATTTTGTCGAGCTGATGGGCCCCAAGCTACTGGCTGAAACTGCAGATATGATCGGAATAAAAGAGTTAAAAGATGCTTTCAGAGAG TTTGATACAAATGGAGATGGTGCCATCAGCACATCAGAGCTGAGGGATGCCATGAGGAAGCTGCTAGGTCAACAG GTGGGTCTCAATGAAGTAGAAGATATCCTGAGGGACGTCGACCTCAACGGGGACGGGCTGGTGGACTTTGAAGGTACTGGAAAAAACAACTCAATTCATGTATCTGCATGA
- the asphd2 gene encoding aspartate beta-hydroxylase domain-containing protein 2, translating into MEWSLESVREMVAGGMQSIRECEVCAFATAMCVLLLFMWYCYRVGREHGSSPLRGRYLSGPGRIGGVVGGFMGSDCKGRSKSKNGSMLEEQNGFAFCQSSECFRCTSAGESLNQRLYHSLQDYAKRYTWSGMGRVHKGVRDQGRYLNSRPTIQRPEVFFLPDLPSAPFFSREVQRHDVELLEQSFPALLAEFESIYHPPPTRAGSSLPPGWKVNSTPCGQWWTYYLVNQGTPLVLNVRRCPRAWRVLGQLRTFIANNVFGNACFSVLTPGALITEHYGPTNVRLRCHLGLRVPSSCELVVGGEPQCWSEGSCLLFDDSFLHRAFHEGGAEEGPRVVFMVDLWHPNVAAAERQALDYIFTPGRLEDKEGK; encoded by the exons ATGGAGTGGTCGCTGGAGAGCGTGAGGGAGATGGTGGCGGGGGGGATGCAGTCGATAAGAGAGTGTGAAGTTTGTGCGTTCGCCACAGCCATGTGcgtgctgctgctcttcatgtgGTACTGCTACCGGGTGGGTCGAGAGCACGGCTCCAGCCCTCTGAGAGGGAGGTATCTGAGCGGGCCTGGCAGGATCGGAGGGGTGGTGGGGGGCTTCATGGGCTCCGACTGCAAAGGCCGTAGTAAAAGCAAGAACGGATCAatgctggaggagcagaacGGCTTCGCCTTCTGTCAGTCGTCCGAGTGCTTCCGCTGCACCAGCGCCGGCGAGAGTCTGAACCAGAGACTGTACCACAGCCTGCAGGACTACGCCAAGCGCTACACCTGGTCAGGCATGGGCCGCGTCCACAAAGGCGTGCGAGACCAAGGACGCTATCTCAACAGCCGTCCCACCATCCAGAGACCTGAGGTCTTCTTCCTCCCGGACCTGCCCTCAGCCCCGTTCTTCTCCAGAGAAGTTCAGCGACACgacgtggagctgctggagcagagCTTCCCCGCCCTGCTGGCGGAGTTCGAGAGCATCTACCACCCTCCTCCGACCCGCGCtggctcctccctccctccgggGTGGAAGGTCAACAGCACCCCTTGTGGTCAGTGGTGGACCTACTACCTTGTCAATCAAGGCACGCCTCTGGTTCTCAACGTGAGGAGGTGCCCTCGCGCCTGGAGGGTCCTGGGCCAGCTGCGCACCTTCATCGCCAACAACGTGTTTGGAAACGCCTGCTTCTCCGTGCTGACACCGGGCGCGCTCATCACCGAGCATTATGGGCCGACCAATGTGAGGCTGCGCTGCCACCTGG GTCTCAGAGTTCCCTCCTCGTGTGAGCTCGTGGTTGGAGGAGAACCTCAGTGCTGGTCTGAGGGCAGTTGCCTGCTCTTCGATGACTCCTTCCTTCACAGGGCCTTCCATGAGG GTGGGGCGGAGGAGGGGCCCAGGGTGGTCTTTATGGTGGACCTTTGGCACCCCAACGTGGCCGCAGCAGAGAGACAAGCTTTGGACTACATTTTCACTCCTGGCCGCCTGGAAGACAAAGAGGGCAAATAG